The genomic window CGTTGAACCAGATAACGCTCCAGCGCTTCGGAGAGTAAGCGGGTTTCCGCGTCCGGCAGATTTTTTGGGGGCGCCTCGGTAGGGTCATCTCTCTGGAGCCATTGCGTGAGTTCCTCAATTGGGCGAACGGAGATTCTGGCAATTAGGAGACCGATGAGAACGCCCGCCGCAGAAAGACCCAATGCACCGGCCCAGATGACTCCTGTGGCTCTCTTCTCCAACGCTTCAATTTCCGGTGTGCGCATGATGGCAACCATACGGGTGCCGTCTGATTCGGATACGATGAGAAGGTGGAGTTCTTCGGCTGTCTCGACGTTTTCCTTGGGGTGGGAGAACTCATGGTATCCATCCTCTAACGTCGCAATCCTTTCCGCTAACGCTGTTGGAACGTCCTGTTCAGGAGTGACGATTACCAAGGGAGGTTCCGTCTCACCACTCTGTGCGTTCGCCATGACCTTCGCCAATTGCTTGCGGTAGGTCCAGTCCTCGGTCTCGTGGTAGACGAGGAAAATCAGAAATCCGAACAAGGATGCGAGCCCGATGGAAAAAAGAGCAAACGCCCAGATCAACCGCTTACGCATGGCGTGCTTGGACGGCGTGACCATAGCCGCGGATAGTGTGGATTAACGGATGGGAGAATGGTTTATCCACCTTTTGCCTGAGTTGATAGATGTGTGTGCGGATCGTCTCATCCTCGACGAAGGTCTCGTGCCATACCCTCCTGGCCAGTTCTTCTTTGTTGATCGCTTCGGGGCTCATGGCGCAGAGGGTTGCGAGCAGGTCAAACTCGAGTCGGCTCAGATCGAGTGGCTTACCGTCGCGCTTGGCCGAACGGACGTCGAGGTCGAGGAGAAGGTCAGCCACCTCGATCTGTCGAGTGGTGATGCCCTGACTGCGTCGGACTAAAGCTTGCAGCCGGGCATGTAGCTCCGCCAACGCGAAGGGTTTGACGAGATAATCATCCGCCCCTGTGCTTAATCCCTCGACCTTGTCTTCGATGGTATCCCGGGCGGTTAGCATGATGATGGGAAGATCGGCCTTGGCATCCTTGCGCAACTTTTGACAGAGCTCCAATCCGGAGATGCCCGGAAGCCCGATATCAAGGATGATCGCGTCCGGAGTCGAAGTGGTGGCTAGATGCAAACCGCTCAGTCCATCATAGGCGTGGTCCGATTCCACCCCACGGGCAGACAGGTACTCTGCAATGGTCGTGGAAAGATCCACATCATCCTCGATCAATAGCACCTGCATCAATTGACCCTACCAACGGATGAAGACTCCAGCAACACTTGCTGCGGTCAAATCACTCATCACCAAAGGACTGTCTGCTGCTTCGCCCAAATACTGCTCCAGCTGAATCAAGGTGAAAAAGCTGAAATGTTCGGTGAAGTCGTATTGGAATTGAACTACGTATTCGATGTTCTTGATTCCGGCCTTGGGATTGTATTCGGGCAGACCCGTCCGCTCCGACTCTTGGGCGGTGATATTGAATTCGGTCTCCATATGGGTTTTGTCCCCTCCCGTGAGACCAAGGCGCTGGCGGAAAGCGACCCGGTCGGTGATTTGCCAGTCGTAGCCAGCACCGGTAAACCAGACGAGGCCTTTTCCCCTGCCCAGAATATCGGGTTGAAGGGAGCCGTAGACGTAAAAACTGTCCCATTTGTAAGAGAGTTGAAAGTTCCCGTCGAGCGTATCATCGATTTCGTCAAGACCTTCGAAGTCCGCGCTCTCACCATCTCCTCCTGCCTCGTATTCAATCGCGACGAAAAAGTTGAAGTCCTCCGTGATGTCGAATGATCCGGAAACCCCGATCGGATAGACCGCGTATCGGTTGTTCCACTTGTCTTTCACTGAGAAACGCAAGAACGGAAAAATTTCACCTTCGGTTTCATCTGATCCCGGGTAAGTGGGTTCGATCCCCCACCCAAGGAATCCGTCGATCCACCACGGCTTCTCCTCATAGTCCTGCCGATACCAAGGGCCGAACGGGTTGCGATTTGTATCCGCAAACAGGGTCGTTGCGCACAGCAAGAACAAGAGGATAGATAGATTTCGTTTCATAGATTGCCGCTTGTGAGTAGGAGATGAGGAGTCTGCCAGAAGGCACGTGAAGAAAGCGTGAAGTCCGCGTCATGGTTTCATAAAGAGTGAGGATTCCTCTTAGGGAAGCGCAGGGCGCGCGGAGTCTCGTTTTCATCTCTGGGAGGTCCTCGTTTGTTCTGGTGGAGAATGTTCTTGGAACGTTGGAATCACCACGAAGAGCACCGAGTGTCACGAAGCTATTAGTGGCTTGGCTCTCTTTCGTTCTTTTCTCGAACGATTTTTTGAACCTCGGTCTCTTGGGTCTTTACTCAACCGAGGTTTTGAGGAGTGTCCTTGCAGCCAATGACTGAATCCGGCCAATCACTACGAAGAATCACCCGTTCGCTCATCCAATTTCTGATTTCGTGGAAAGGATTGATCCTCGCTGCGGTGGTTTTGTTCCTCGCCTACAGTATTCTGAATACCCGGCTCGGTGTTCACCTTGTGCTGGATGTTTTCACTGAGCTTGGGGAGGAGGAGGAAGTGATCCGCCCTGCTTCCCAAGGGCCGCTAAAGATCTCAGCCGTTCTAACGCCGGTCGAGACGATTCCCCTCCCAGAAGGAATCGAACAACCTTCCGGCATCAAACATCGAAACAGAAAGGTTTATATTTCGACTGATCAGGTGGAACTCTTTGTGTTGGGGGTCGACTTTAAGGAAACCAAGAGTTCTACGGTATTACGAAAGGGACCCCTTCTGTTTAAACAGGGGATCCTGGAGGGAATTGAGGTTCAGGAGGGTCGTCTGATTGGGGTCGGCGAGCTGGGAGAAATTCCTGTTTGGGTCAAGGATAGCTATGGAGGGTGGCTGGAGGTTGCGCCCCTTTCGGTGTCTCATCCGGTAAAAGCTCTTGAGTTCACCGGGATTGCTCAAACGCCGGATGGACTTGTTGCAACCGTTGAGGGCTCTCTGGAGTTGCTCGCTTTGAAAACGGCCACTCCGATCCAACTCTCTTTTGGCTCTTTTGTGAAGGAGGACGGGGATTTACTCGGACTCGCGTTTTCCGGTATCGCCTACCATGACGGAGCTTACTTCCTCCTGACTGAGCAATACACCTCGGTTTTGGTTTTCGGTGCAAAGAGCGCCGCCCTTCAGTATGTGTTCGAGGTTGAGCCCTCTGCCGCGGCGGATCTTTCCTATTACGACGGGAAGATCTACGTCGTGATCGATCATAATTACAACGAGCCTCGGCCCGATGTTCAGGTTTATGATATTGAAGCTGCGATGGCTGAATTGGATTCTGAATCGTAGCGGATTCATTCGTCATCTCATTGGTTTGGAAGTAGCGGGTGCAAGGCTAGTTGACTCGATGATTGCGCTCCCTCGAGCGAGCCACCATCTGGGTTTTTCCTTTTTCTGGTGAACACTTGGTAGATGGGTTCCTGAACCCGATACAGATCAGTGTAGAAGATGGCACAGGCACCTAGCCGGAACCAAACGTGTGGATCGTCCATGCGAGCAACAGGGCAAAACTAGGTAGCAGTGACTAGGCTGGTTAGTTCTGCGGTCGCACCAATCAGACGTCCAAGGAAAGGATGATCACCATACAAACGCTCAGAAATGGAGAAGGTGCGCATTACGGTTGGTCGAGATCACGAGGCCTACTTAACCCACTGAACGATCCCATAGAATCTTAGAGTCAACCGGCAGGCTGAGCCTTTTCGATGTTGCAGCCATTCGGCCTTCGCTGTAGGGGTCTCTCCAGATGGTTTGCTTGATTCTTACGGCTCTGGAAGACCTGTCAGGACTCGATTGCCTATGCGGCTTCAAAGTATGTGGTTGCCACGGCTCGAAGATGCAGAGTTACACCCATTTGAAATGGTGAGGTGCTGTCGGTTTCTCCCATGAGCATGGAACTCAAACGCATCCCATTTGACCTCTTCGCCACTGTCCCGCGTCCACTAAGGTCCCTTCAAAGAGTAGCTTCACACGGTTCCGTCGGTGTAGGCGTTTCGATTTTCACGCTCAATCCTGTTGAAGTGGGCTTCCGACGGTTTGAACGCTTCCTCTCTTTCCGAATTCACTGCGTGAATCCATCCACATCCAGTCCAATCACATGAATAAACACGTTTTGCTCACCTTTGCCGCAGCCATCTTCCTAGTGACTGCACAAGCTCAAGACCAAGTGCCCACTACCATTCCCTACCAGGGTCTCATTGAGGTCGATGGCGAGCCCTTCACCGGCACCGGCCGGTTTTATTTCATGCTGGTTTCCAAAAATCCTCTGACCAACACCCCCAAGACTGCCTCTGCCACCGTGACCAGTCGGGTGGATGGCGAGATCGATAGAATCATCCTAAACTCAAGAGGATCAGGTTACACATCCGTTCCTACAGTCACCATTAGTGGCGGCGGTGGTTTCGGGGCAGCCGCGAGTGCATTCATCTCAAGCAGAGGACTAGTCACAGCTATCACAATCACGGATTCGGGAACAGGCTATACATCCTCTCCCACCGCTACGATCACAGCTCCCCAACCAGCGGAGAAAGCGCTTTGGACTAACGAAACCGACTCCCCATCATCACTCTCACGCCCGAGCCAGTTCGAATCAATCCCGGTCGTCGCAGGGAATTACTCTCTGCGGCTGGGTGATCCGGACATCATGCCGGGTATCTCCGGAAGCAACGTCTTCCAGCCCGATGTCTTCCTCAGGATCTGGTTCGATGACGGTAGCAATGGCATCCAACAGCTGAGTCCAGATCAGCCCCTCGGTTCGACGCCTTTCTCCCTAACTGCTCAAACCGTCATTGCCCCGGATTCTTCCGCGACGGGATTCCGTTCCACTGCCATGGGCT from Verrucomicrobiota bacterium includes these protein-coding regions:
- a CDS encoding response regulator transcription factor; the encoded protein is MQVLLIEDDVDLSTTIAEYLSARGVESDHAYDGLSGLHLATTSTPDAIILDIGLPGISGLELCQKLRKDAKADLPIIMLTARDTIEDKVEGLSTGADDYLVKPFALAELHARLQALVRRSQGITTRQIEVADLLLDLDVRSAKRDGKPLDLSRLEFDLLATLCAMSPEAINKEELARRVWHETFVEDETIRTHIYQLRQKVDKPFSHPLIHTIRGYGHAVQARHA
- a CDS encoding MipA/OmpV family protein; the encoded protein is MKRNLSILLFLLCATTLFADTNRNPFGPWYRQDYEEKPWWIDGFLGWGIEPTYPGSDETEGEIFPFLRFSVKDKWNNRYAVYPIGVSGSFDITEDFNFFVAIEYEAGGDGESADFEGLDEIDDTLDGNFQLSYKWDSFYVYGSLQPDILGRGKGLVWFTGAGYDWQITDRVAFRQRLGLTGGDKTHMETEFNITAQESERTGLPEYNPKAGIKNIEYVVQFQYDFTEHFSFFTLIQLEQYLGEAADSPLVMSDLTAASVAGVFIRW